A single genomic interval of Malania oleifera isolate guangnan ecotype guangnan chromosome 11, ASM2987363v1, whole genome shotgun sequence harbors:
- the LOC131167728 gene encoding transcription factor GTE1-like, producing the protein MNAPIQDTRDLRPQNAENNVTDVDGFRHQVDEIFSKVDKLEQRLNEVEQFYSTTSKKQSNGSKGSSIMKGREKEKNILGIKRQQQDASQREAAAAKRMQELMRQFATIFRQITQHKWAWPFMQPVDVKGLGLHDYYEVIEKPMDFGTIKNQMEAKDGTGYKNVREIFADVRLVFKNAMKYNDDRSDVHVMADTLMKKLEEKWLQFLPKVAEEEKRLEEEEAETQLEMQLGQEAAHAKMARDISNELYDIDMHLEELREMVVQECRKMSTQEKRKLGAALTQLSPEDLTKALEIVAQNNPSFLAAAEEVYLDIDAQSESTLWRLKVFVKNALAIGKSSTSLAGDNDNINSNSKRKKEICDALAKTAKKKSKKPS; encoded by the exons ATGAATGCGCCAATTCAAGATACCAGAGATCTGAGACCGCAAAACGCTGAAAATAATGTCACAGATGTGGATGGTTTTAGACATCAAGTTGATGAAATATTTTCCAAAGTTGATAAG CTTGAGCAAAGGTTGAATGAGGTTGAACAATTTTATTCAACTACAAGTAAAAAGCAATCGAATGGTTCCAAAGGCAGCTCAATTATGAAGggcagagagaaagagaaaaatatTCTGGGTATTAAAAGGCAGCAGCAGGATGCATCACAAAGGGAGGCAGCTGCTGCAAAGAGAATGCAAGAGCTTATGCGCCAGTTTGCCACAATATTCCGTCAG ATCACCCAGCACAAGTGGGCATGGCCTTTTATGCAGCCTGTAGATGTCAAAGGTCTTGGTTTGCACGACTACTATGAG GTTATTGAGAAGCCAATGGACTTCGGTACCATAAAAAATCAAATGGAGGCCAAGGATGGTACTGGATATAAAAATGTTCGGGAGATATTTGCTGATGTGAGGCTGGTTTTCAAGAATGctatgaaatataatgatgatAGGAGTGATGTTCATGTAATGGCTGATACTTTGATGAAAAAACTTGAGGAAAAATGGCTGCAATTTTTGCCTAAAGTAGCTGAAGAG GAAAAAAGACTGGAAGAGGAGGAAGCAGAGACGCAGTTGGAAATGCAGCTTGGTCAGGAGGCTGCTCATGCCAAAATGGCAAGGGATATAAGTAATGAG CTTTATGACATTGATATGCATTTGGAAGAACTTCGAGAAATGGTGGTTCAGGAGTGCAG aaaaatgtctactcaagaaaaaagaaaactcgGGGCAGCTCTCACCCAACTTTCTCCCGAAGATCTCACCAAGGCACTGGAGATTGTTGCTCAAAACAACCCAAGTTTCCTAGCAGCTGCTGAAGAGGTCTACCTCGACATTGATGCTCAG AGTGAATCGACGTTGTGGAGGTTAAAGGTTTTTGTAAAGAATGCACTGGCAATTGGGAAGAGCTCTACAAGCTTGGCTGGGGACAATGACAACATCAATAgcaattccaaaagaaaaaaggaaatttgtGATGCTCTTGCCAAGACTGCCAAGAAAAAGAGTAAGAAGCCATCATAA